One window from the genome of Bradyrhizobium xenonodulans encodes:
- a CDS encoding D-2-hydroxyacid dehydrogenase family protein, with protein MTQLRCAILDDYFNLALDVADWPKLSDRVDVTVFSHPFASEQAAASALADFEIVCAMRERTAFPKSLFDKLPKLKLLLTSGMRNAAIDVEAAKARGITIGGTQYSRDPTAPLAMGLILELTRGIGRENARMHAGEPWQTFAGVEIEGLTLGIVGLGKLGSKMAGIAKAFGMNVIAWSPNLTPEKCAAAGVGYATKQELFAKADIITIHVVLSERSRGLVDRDDLARMKPTAFLVNTARGPIVDEQALLEALQQRKIAGAGLDVFSVEPLPVDHPFRKLDNLVLTPHLGYATEDGLRIHYGQMVEAIDAFTKGGELPRKLA; from the coding sequence ATGACGCAGCTGCGCTGTGCAATTCTCGACGACTATTTCAACCTCGCCCTCGACGTCGCCGACTGGCCGAAACTGTCGGACCGCGTCGACGTCACCGTGTTCAGCCATCCCTTCGCCTCGGAACAGGCCGCAGCCAGCGCGCTGGCCGACTTCGAGATCGTCTGTGCGATGCGCGAGCGGACCGCGTTCCCCAAGAGCCTGTTCGACAAGCTGCCCAAGCTGAAGCTGCTGCTCACGTCGGGCATGCGCAACGCCGCGATCGACGTGGAGGCCGCGAAGGCGCGCGGCATCACCATCGGCGGCACGCAATATTCGCGCGATCCGACTGCTCCCCTCGCCATGGGCCTGATCCTGGAACTGACCCGCGGTATCGGCCGCGAGAATGCGCGTATGCATGCAGGCGAGCCGTGGCAGACCTTTGCCGGCGTCGAGATCGAAGGCCTGACGCTCGGTATCGTCGGGCTCGGCAAGCTCGGCAGCAAGATGGCCGGCATCGCCAAGGCCTTCGGCATGAACGTGATCGCCTGGAGCCCGAACCTCACACCGGAGAAGTGTGCGGCGGCCGGCGTCGGCTACGCCACCAAGCAGGAGCTGTTCGCCAAGGCCGACATCATCACCATCCACGTCGTGCTGAGCGAGCGCTCGCGGGGCCTCGTCGACCGCGACGACCTCGCGCGGATGAAGCCGACGGCGTTCCTCGTCAACACCGCGCGCGGGCCGATCGTGGACGAGCAGGCGCTGCTGGAAGCCTTGCAGCAGCGGAAGATCGCGGGCGCAGGCCTGGATGTGTTTTCGGTCGAGCCGCTGCCGGTCGACCATCCCTTCCGCAAGCTCGACAATCTCGTGCTGACGCCGCATCTCGGCTACGCGACCGAGGACGGCTTGCGCATTCATTACGGCCAGATGGTCGAGGCGATCGACGCCTTTACCAAAGGCGGCGAACTGCCGCGCAAGCTGGCCTGA